The following proteins are co-located in the Telopea speciosissima isolate NSW1024214 ecotype Mountain lineage chromosome 9, Tspe_v1, whole genome shotgun sequence genome:
- the LOC122640985 gene encoding alkaline ceramidase-like — protein sequence MADMSSFWGPVTSTTEWCEKNYVYSSYIAEFFNTMSNVPSIILALIGLINSLRQRFEKRFSILHISNMILAIGSMLFHATLQNVQQQSDETPMVWEMLLYIYILYSPDWHYRSTMPTFLFLYGAVFAIVHSQFRFVLGFKVHYVILCLICTPRMYKYYIYTEDVAARRLAKLYVGTLFLGSICWLCDRLFCKKISHWYFNPQGHALWHVFMGFNSYFANTFLMFCRAQQRGWAPRVVYFLGFFPYVKIQKPKTQ from the exons ATGGCAGATATGTCAAGTTTCTGGGGTCCTGTCACATCGACCACAGAGTGGTGTGAGAAGAATTAtgtttattcttcttatattgcCGAATTTTTTAACACCATGTCAAATGTCCCTTCCATTATCTTGGCACTAATTGGGCTTATAAATTCGTTGAGACAACGGTTTGAGAAGAGATTTAGTATTCTTCACATATCCAACATGATACTTGCCATTGGTAGTATGCTATTCCATGCCACATTACAAAATGT ACAACAGCAAAGTGATGAAACTCCAATGGTCTGGGAAATGCTTCTTTACATCTACATCCTTTACTCTCCGGATTGGCACTACAGGAGTACAATGCCCACCTTTCTATTTCTCTATGGTGCTGTCTTTGCCATTGTTCATTCACAGTTCCGGTTTGTCCTTGGCTTCAAGGTGCATTATGTGATCCTCTGCCTCATCTGCACCCCCCGGATGTACAAGTATTATATTTACACTGAAGATGTGGCTGCTAGGAGGCTTGCCAAGCTCTACGTTGGAACTCTATTTCTGGGCAGTATTTGTTGGTTGTGCGATCGGTTGTTCTGCAAGAAAATATCCCACTGGTACTTTAATCCACAAGGCCACGCATTGTGGCATGTTTTTATGGGATTCAACTCCTACTTTGCCAACACATTTTTGATGTTCTGTCGTGCTCAGCAACGGGGATGGGCTCCGAGGGTCGTCTACTTCTTGGGGTTCTTTCCTTATGTTAAGATCCAGAAGCCGAAGACCCAGTGA
- the LOC122640986 gene encoding senescence-specific cysteine protease SAG12-like, protein MSEMHNNWMDRYGRSYKDAIEKEQRFNIFVNNVNFISSFNTAHANRSYYLSINKFADLTNEEFRSYRNGFKRRNSSQPRLNEFQHGKMEIGEVPPSSVDWRKKGAVTPVKDQGDCGCCWAFSAVAALEGITKLQTGKLISLSEQELVDCDNTENSQGCEGGVMDDAFQFIQDNGGLATEANYPYQGIDGTCNTAAQNSNAAKISGYEDVPANNEAALLQAVAKQPVSVGIDASGQDFQFYSGGVFNGDCDTNLDHGVTAVGYGETDDGTKYWLVKNSWGTDWGEDGYIRMQRDIDALEGLCGITMEASYPIA, encoded by the exons ATGTCTGAGATGCATAACAATTGGATGGATCGTTATGGGCGTAGCTACAAAGACGCCATTGAGAAGGAACAGCGTTTCAACATATTTGTGAATAATGTCAATTTCATTTCCTCCTTCAACACTGCCCACGCCAACCGATCTTACTACCTCAGCATCAACAAATTTGCAGACTTGACCAATGAAGAGTTCAGATCTTATCGTAACGGattcaagagaagaaatagCTCTCAACCAAGGCTTAATGAATTCCAACATGGAAAGATGGAGATTGGGGAGGTACCACCATCAAGTGTGGATTGGAGAAAGAAAGGAGCTGTTACCCCTGTCAAAGACCAAGGCGATTGTG GATGTTGCTGGGCATTCTCAGCGGTGGCTGCTCTGGAAGGGATTACAAAGCTCCAAACAGGAAAACTGATCTCTTTATCAGAACAAGAGCTGGTGGACTGTGACAACACCGAAAACAGCCAAGGCTGTGAAGGTGGTGTCATGGATGATGCCTTTCAATTCATACAAGACAATGGGGGACTTGCAACCGAAGCCAATTATCCCTACCAGGGTATCGATGGAACTTGCAACACTGCCGCACAAAACTCGAATGCAGCTAAAATCAGTGGCTATGAAGATGTGCCGGCTAACAATGAGGCAGCCCTATTGCAGGCTGTGGCCAAGCAACCAGTCTCCGTCGGCATTGATGCCAGTGGACAAGACTTTCAGTTCTACTCAGGCGGCGTTTTTAATGGAGATTGTGATACGAATTTGGACCATGGGGTCACGGCAGTAGGGTATGGGGAGACAGATGATGGGACTAAGTATTGGTTGGTGAAGAACTCCTGGGGCACCGATTGGGGTGAGGATGGCTACATAAGGATGCAAAGAGATATAGATGCCCTGGAAGGCCTTTGTGGTATTACCATGGAAGCCTCCTACCCAATAGCCTAG